A single region of the Anaerostipes rhamnosivorans genome encodes:
- a CDS encoding mtfA protein, whose product MRNMLGARIGEKHTYRDWNLGWVGVTIDFPEAKTYLVDLPGGNGSIDLTTTLTGGDVKYKDRNISLEFNLRDEDFIYWADVTTAIADYLHGQRLRIILDIDTTFYYYGRLMLDTEKTDKEESKVVLSGSVDPYKYELYSSLEKWRWDDLSFVNGIIREYKDLKVNGSLEVIIPGRRMPVVPIIECSTAMTVKYNGNTFSLPPGKSRAFDINTHEGNNHLIISGNGSISIDYRGGVL is encoded by the coding sequence ATGCGGAACATGCTTGGTGCTAGAATTGGAGAAAAACATACATACAGGGATTGGAACTTGGGATGGGTCGGTGTAACCATTGATTTTCCTGAGGCCAAGACATATCTGGTTGATCTGCCAGGAGGTAACGGCAGTATTGATTTGACAACTACTTTAACAGGCGGAGATGTAAAATACAAAGACAGGAATATTTCTTTGGAGTTTAATTTAAGGGATGAAGATTTTATATACTGGGCAGATGTCACCACAGCGATTGCTGATTATCTTCATGGGCAGAGGTTAAGGATCATCCTGGATATAGATACGACCTTTTATTACTATGGAAGGCTTATGCTGGATACAGAAAAAACGGATAAGGAAGAAAGTAAGGTAGTGTTATCTGGCTCTGTTGACCCATACAAATATGAATTGTATTCTTCCTTGGAGAAATGGAGATGGGATGATCTTTCATTTGTAAACGGTATCATCCGGGAATACAAGGATTTGAAGGTAAATGGCAGCTTGGAGGTCATTATCCCGGGACGCCGGATGCCTGTGGTTCCAATTATTGAGTGCTCTACAGCCATGACAGTGAAATACAATGGTAACACCTTTTCTCTTCCGCCAGGAAAATCGAGAGCATTTGATATAAATACACATGAAGGGAACAATCATTTAATCATTTCTGGCAATGGAAGTATCTCAATCGATTATAGGGGAGGTGTTCTGTAA
- a CDS encoding phage tail tape measure protein gives MADNKIEIEVALNTEKIEKDWSRLAKTSGNEAEKASAQGQKSFKDTEKQSQNSSKKVGEHWKAASGIAKNALKSGMGGAKKVIRKTTQILVDAGTAAVKTGITFENAFAGVKKTVNASDKEMEQLRKGILDMSKELPESASEIAAVAEEAGKLGIKSNGILGFTKTMIQLGDSTSLSTEEAATSLSKLADITQMPQTEFSRLGSTVVALSGQLDTSEKKITDMAVEIAGAGHEAGMSETEILSFAGILSSAGQEAEAGSTAFSQLTSKMNQAAASGGNDLNEFARISGTSSEQFKKAFQEDAAGAVGSFLQGLDQINQNGGNTVKTLENLGLSDVQVQDTLLKAAEASGTFTETLAAGNQAWSDNTALQDKAGQQYETTENKISTLSNKFSQLGISIFDNVNNPIREAIDVVSGYVDQLQEVFDKKGLEGLAGELGSIFANLAEDVAKQAPTLIKTASQVVKAFISGLVKNGPKIQSAAKSLVKSLAGGIADVLPKEMGTAFRNLSNILIQVADKGITVLAKSLGFIAENFKIILPLIASTVAAVKTLLIVKSVVSAIDAAKTATESATVTTTLLKTALSVVSGEMKAAEAATLLCSKALAALGGPIGIAVIAIGALAAGIVAYNLTVDRTSELEKRVVSRQKSVNKSYQDLTKKLQENKKARDEAIHSAGQEGKKADKLFQKLQQLTKIENKSTGQKKQIKTIVDQLNEVLPDLNLNYDAENDKLNKSTSSIRKNIKAQKELLKAKAYAKQQEKTIDDIVETEEKQEKYIKEQEAAYEDLQKAKKKMGDAEQKSKDSGYGKVEEAAFAKAQKEAIKAEQAYKDITDKVDKTKKKLKELNGEYDSLGKKEIASENFAEYTANINKLAKEAGIKAKEIPESIGKGIQDGIYAGPQTGKDLLKLIDLDTLRKDVIAKSKDTGIDIPKKLSEGIASGSISYKDAIKQMSNLSDFQDAINKAGLAGVEIPKKLTEGIANGKYAVPQSIEQIQALIKFDQLANTAFQNGVKIPKEISKGIASGEMAPSEAVKQLQDYINFDSMITNFGLAGDKSVKDLVAKLNNGDISLQQAMSGIKNIVSEDAKQVPLSFGNGMMQNMFAVDESSNQMTDTVKQNTENIDTTSGGTNVVQTFGNGITLGLPLLQTATDLFKTQLQQSVNTDLSPEAGVTGMSYANGFMPILSYVDTSAGSLKTTAIEATSGGTMAPNGINLGKSFNMALTEQAGGAKTAGGAYKKKAKEGASGGTMKKEANLLGGSFISTLLATANKAQIAGETVKKAGTKALQNTSGYKSAGAKAGEAYASGITSKSSQVAAKGKELSDKTASGVTANKGKIKTAAQTAVNGAKSVSVSGFTSVGKNIAKGIASGINNNSAVVSVAAAKVIREAKNAANQEADSHSPSRVFRDQVGKYLPLGMAVGITKNTSKVVQATKEMTQASINAARNDLQIHSPSIKFDKIVGRNIPKGIAKGIKKEQKSVVSATKSMIASLEKAAKNPFGKFEQTGTTFVDKFEETLNKKKDSSIKAIKKLVDDQVKALKKQNKSKSKDYTKAGKSIVSAYTKAITSETKKLVTKAEKEIEEISKKFQEDYDHIKSLQDGLEDKQKSYGNIYDLDQNIADIKQYQNNLKALENKIPDSMMEHILGMNIEDATEYMEWFRSLSAAEQKAYTDKWKQQESMSENFSKSFFADDISRLNKEYSKKINEATAGLEKQMKNIGKNIMRGMAKGMKSETKNLNKTIRDICNKVVKAAKKKLGVNSPSRVFAEIGKYNIQGAEQGQEKEAPKLYKQMEHVADTMAEKFAKAQMNIPRLQDKLQAAVARQSAKFMANVQPQIIYAGGGSDTTKIEKTVYTGPEKIELVTTLNGREIARGSAPFLNQEFEAIAKHQERGG, from the coding sequence TTGGCAGACAATAAAATTGAGATAGAAGTTGCACTGAATACAGAGAAAATAGAAAAAGACTGGAGCCGGCTGGCAAAGACATCAGGGAATGAAGCAGAAAAAGCGTCGGCTCAGGGGCAGAAATCCTTTAAAGATACAGAAAAGCAGTCCCAGAACAGTTCAAAGAAGGTAGGAGAACACTGGAAAGCAGCATCGGGTATAGCAAAAAATGCTTTGAAGTCAGGAATGGGCGGAGCTAAAAAAGTTATCCGCAAGACTACACAAATCCTGGTAGATGCAGGTACAGCGGCGGTAAAGACAGGAATAACGTTTGAGAATGCTTTTGCAGGAGTCAAAAAGACAGTCAATGCTTCTGACAAAGAAATGGAGCAGCTGCGCAAAGGCATTTTGGATATGTCTAAAGAACTGCCGGAGAGCGCAAGTGAGATTGCAGCGGTGGCGGAAGAGGCCGGAAAGCTTGGGATCAAGAGTAATGGAATTCTTGGATTTACGAAGACGATGATACAGCTTGGGGATTCCACAAGCTTGAGCACAGAAGAAGCCGCGACATCGTTGTCAAAGCTGGCAGACATTACACAGATGCCCCAAACTGAATTCAGCCGCCTGGGATCGACAGTTGTAGCCCTCAGCGGCCAGCTCGATACGTCGGAGAAAAAAATTACGGATATGGCTGTCGAGATCGCTGGTGCAGGACATGAGGCGGGCATGTCAGAAACTGAGATTCTGTCATTCGCAGGTATCTTAAGTTCAGCAGGTCAGGAAGCAGAAGCAGGAAGCACAGCGTTCTCTCAGCTGACTTCAAAGATGAACCAGGCCGCGGCCAGTGGCGGAAATGATCTGAACGAATTTGCAAGAATTTCAGGAACCTCCTCAGAACAGTTTAAAAAAGCTTTTCAGGAGGATGCGGCAGGGGCCGTGGGCTCTTTTCTTCAAGGCCTGGACCAGATAAACCAGAACGGCGGCAATACAGTTAAAACGCTGGAGAATTTGGGACTGTCTGATGTACAGGTGCAGGATACGCTTTTAAAAGCAGCCGAGGCATCGGGTACGTTTACGGAAACTTTGGCAGCTGGAAATCAGGCGTGGAGCGACAATACAGCGTTGCAGGATAAAGCTGGGCAGCAGTATGAGACTACAGAAAACAAGATATCTACGCTGAGCAATAAATTCAGCCAGCTGGGGATTTCTATTTTTGATAATGTGAATAATCCTATCCGCGAAGCTATAGATGTTGTATCCGGCTATGTGGACCAGCTGCAGGAAGTCTTTGACAAAAAGGGACTTGAGGGGCTGGCCGGTGAGCTGGGTTCTATTTTTGCAAATCTGGCAGAAGACGTGGCAAAGCAGGCACCAACGCTTATCAAGACGGCATCGCAAGTTGTGAAAGCATTCATCTCGGGGCTCGTAAAGAACGGACCTAAGATCCAGAGTGCTGCAAAGTCATTGGTAAAATCCCTGGCAGGGGGAATCGCTGATGTTCTTCCCAAGGAAATGGGGACTGCATTTAGAAACCTTAGCAATATACTGATCCAGGTCGCAGATAAGGGAATTACTGTTTTAGCGAAGTCTTTGGGATTTATAGCAGAAAATTTTAAGATTATTCTTCCTTTAATTGCATCAACTGTAGCAGCAGTTAAAACACTTTTGATAGTTAAAAGCGTAGTATCTGCAATTGATGCAGCAAAAACAGCAACGGAGTCAGCTACAGTGACAACAACGCTGTTAAAGACGGCATTGTCAGTTGTAAGTGGAGAAATGAAAGCGGCGGAAGCAGCAACTCTACTGTGCAGTAAAGCTCTTGCAGCTCTCGGAGGGCCAATTGGAATTGCAGTAATTGCAATCGGAGCTTTGGCTGCGGGGATTGTTGCTTATAATTTGACTGTAGACAGAACTAGTGAACTTGAGAAACGCGTTGTTTCTAGACAAAAATCTGTAAATAAGAGTTACCAGGATCTAACAAAAAAACTACAGGAAAATAAAAAAGCAAGAGATGAGGCAATTCATTCAGCTGGGCAAGAGGGAAAAAAGGCAGATAAGTTATTTCAAAAGTTACAGCAGCTTACAAAGATTGAAAATAAATCGACAGGCCAGAAAAAACAAATCAAAACAATTGTAGATCAACTTAATGAGGTCCTTCCGGATTTAAATTTAAATTACGATGCAGAAAACGATAAGCTCAATAAGTCAACAAGTTCTATACGAAAGAATATTAAGGCACAAAAAGAGCTGTTAAAGGCGAAAGCATATGCAAAACAACAAGAAAAAACAATAGATGATATTGTCGAGACTGAAGAGAAGCAAGAAAAATATATAAAAGAACAGGAAGCAGCTTATGAAGATCTGCAAAAGGCCAAGAAAAAAATGGGCGATGCAGAGCAGAAAAGTAAAGACAGTGGTTATGGAAAAGTAGAAGAAGCAGCTTTTGCAAAAGCCCAGAAAGAAGCAATTAAGGCAGAGCAGGCATATAAGGATATTACTGATAAAGTTGATAAAACCAAGAAAAAACTAAAAGAGCTGAATGGAGAATACGATAGTCTTGGAAAGAAAGAAATAGCATCTGAGAATTTTGCTGAATATACAGCTAATATAAATAAACTTGCAAAAGAAGCTGGAATAAAGGCTAAAGAAATTCCAGAGTCTATTGGAAAAGGAATCCAGGATGGAATATATGCGGGCCCTCAAACCGGAAAAGACCTTCTGAAACTAATAGATTTAGATACTTTAAGAAAAGATGTGATTGCAAAATCAAAGGATACAGGAATCGATATCCCAAAGAAGTTGTCAGAAGGGATAGCATCAGGAAGCATTTCTTACAAAGATGCTATAAAGCAGATGAGCAACTTAAGCGATTTTCAAGACGCTATTAATAAAGCAGGGTTAGCTGGAGTTGAAATACCAAAGAAACTCACAGAAGGTATTGCTAATGGGAAATACGCAGTACCGCAATCTATCGAACAAATACAGGCATTAATCAAATTTGATCAACTTGCAAATACTGCTTTTCAAAATGGTGTAAAGATCCCAAAAGAAATTTCCAAAGGGATAGCCTCTGGTGAGATGGCACCGAGTGAAGCAGTAAAACAGCTGCAAGACTACATAAACTTCGATTCAATGATTACAAATTTTGGACTAGCTGGAGATAAATCTGTAAAAGATCTTGTAGCGAAATTAAATAATGGAGACATTTCTTTACAGCAGGCGATGTCGGGGATAAAAAATATTGTGTCTGAAGATGCAAAGCAGGTTCCTTTATCCTTTGGTAACGGAATGATGCAGAATATGTTTGCTGTTGATGAATCTTCCAATCAGATGACTGATACGGTAAAACAAAATACAGAGAATATAGATACAACGTCGGGTGGTACAAATGTTGTACAAACGTTTGGAAATGGTATTACTTTAGGATTACCATTATTGCAAACAGCAACAGATTTATTTAAAACACAATTACAGCAGTCTGTGAATACTGATCTTTCTCCGGAAGCCGGGGTCACGGGGATGTCATATGCTAATGGTTTTATGCCAATACTTTCATATGTTGATACTTCGGCGGGTAGTTTAAAGACGACGGCAATTGAAGCTACGTCCGGTGGAACGATGGCTCCAAATGGAATTAATTTAGGAAAGTCATTTAACATGGCTTTGACAGAACAGGCAGGGGGAGCCAAAACAGCCGGCGGTGCATACAAAAAGAAGGCCAAAGAGGGGGCTTCCGGCGGAACGATGAAGAAGGAGGCTAACTTACTCGGAGGTAGCTTTATTTCTACATTGCTTGCAACTGCCAATAAAGCCCAAATTGCTGGAGAAACAGTCAAAAAAGCAGGTACAAAGGCTTTACAAAACACATCTGGATATAAGTCTGCGGGAGCTAAAGCAGGAGAAGCATATGCTTCAGGCATCACATCTAAAAGTAGTCAAGTTGCTGCAAAAGGAAAAGAACTATCAGATAAAACTGCAAGTGGTGTAACAGCAAATAAAGGGAAAATAAAAACTGCCGCACAAACTGCTGTCAATGGTGCAAAAAGTGTGAGTGTCAGTGGATTTACAAGCGTAGGAAAGAATATTGCAAAAGGGATAGCATCTGGAATCAATAATAATTCAGCAGTTGTATCTGTAGCAGCAGCAAAGGTTATTAGAGAAGCAAAAAATGCTGCAAATCAGGAAGCGGACTCTCACTCACCATCTCGTGTATTTAGAGATCAGGTAGGTAAGTATCTTCCACTTGGCATGGCTGTAGGAATTACTAAAAATACTAGTAAAGTAGTACAAGCCACTAAGGAGATGACACAGGCAAGTATAAATGCTGCTAGAAATGATTTACAAATTCATTCTCCATCCATAAAATTTGATAAGATCGTAGGACGTAATATCCCTAAGGGAATAGCCAAAGGAATCAAAAAGGAGCAGAAGTCTGTCGTTTCTGCGACCAAAAGTATGATTGCGTCTTTAGAAAAAGCAGCAAAGAATCCCTTTGGAAAATTTGAACAGACAGGGACAACGTTTGTAGATAAATTTGAGGAAACTCTTAACAAGAAAAAAGATTCTTCCATAAAAGCAATAAAAAAACTTGTGGATGACCAGGTAAAAGCGCTAAAGAAACAAAATAAGAGCAAAAGCAAAGATTATACAAAAGCTGGGAAATCAATTGTTAGTGCCTATACTAAAGCTATTACGTCAGAAACAAAGAAGCTTGTTACAAAGGCTGAAAAAGAAATTGAGGAGATTTCAAAAAAATTCCAAGAGGATTATGATCATATCAAAAGTCTGCAGGACGGTTTAGAAGATAAGCAGAAGTCTTATGGAAACATTTATGATCTGGATCAGAATATTGCAGATATCAAGCAGTACCAGAATAACCTAAAAGCATTGGAAAATAAAATACCAGACAGCATGATGGAGCATATTCTCGGGATGAATATAGAAGATGCTACAGAATATATGGAATGGTTTAGATCCCTGTCGGCAGCAGAGCAGAAAGCTTACACTGATAAATGGAAACAACAGGAGTCCATGTCAGAAAATTTTTCAAAAAGCTTTTTTGCGGATGATATTTCGAGGCTAAATAAAGAATATTCTAAAAAGATAAATGAGGCCACTGCCGGGCTTGAAAAACAAATGAAGAATATCGGTAAAAATATTATGAGGGGGATGGCGAAGGGCATGAAGTCTGAGACCAAAAACCTGAATAAAACGATAAGAGATATTTGTAATAAGGTAGTTAAGGCGGCAAAAAAGAAACTTGGAGTCAATTCACCGTCCCGTGTTTTCGCTGAGATCGGAAAATATAATATCCAAGGAGCTGAACAGGGACAGGAAAAAGAAGCACCAAAGTTGTACAAACAAATGGAACATGTGGCTGATACCATGGCGGAGAAGTTCGCGAAGGCACAGATGAACATTCCCAGACTGCAAGACAAACTGCAGGCAGCAGTCGCCCGTCAGTCTGCTAAATTCATGGCAAATGTCCAGCCGCAGATTATTTATGCCGGAGGTGGCAGCGATACAACGAAGATAGAAAAGACGGTTTATACAGGACCGGAGAAGATTGAACTTGTAACTACATTAAATGGCAGGGAGATTGCGAGGGGATCTGCCCCGTTTTTAAATCAGGAATTTGAGGCAATTGCAAAGCATCAGGAAAGGGGTGGTTGA
- a CDS encoding DnaT-like ssDNA-binding protein, whose product MTEYADYNYYKEQFHGIVIPESAFLSEMLKAGIYIDYITFGRVHDTEIPEEIRMAACAVADVMYQGDTGRQEVKSETVGKVSVSYVTEQQDGQIKERTREKKQYTAAYPYLVHTGLLNRGVRQ is encoded by the coding sequence ATGACAGAATATGCAGACTATAACTATTATAAAGAACAATTCCACGGCATTGTGATACCGGAATCTGCGTTTTTAAGTGAGATGTTAAAGGCTGGTATCTATATCGATTACATTACGTTTGGCAGAGTGCATGATACAGAGATTCCGGAAGAGATCCGGATGGCAGCATGTGCGGTTGCAGATGTAATGTATCAGGGGGATACAGGCAGACAAGAAGTGAAATCAGAGACAGTGGGAAAAGTCTCTGTCTCTTATGTCACAGAACAGCAGGACGGACAGATCAAGGAAAGGACCAGAGAAAAGAAACAGTATACAGCGGCTTATCCATACCTTGTCCACACCGGGCTGTTGAACCGGGGGGTGCGGCAATGA
- a CDS encoding bacteriophage Gp15 family protein produces MNILTDGLPEHVLVGGKKYKINSDFRVSVLFEEMIQDKNITEEQQLFIEELMNIPEFEGDHEKASLLAKYNSGLALYYPVIPEDLEGAISQMLWFYQCGKTEEQKQSGKGKKQSQIYSFTYDADYIYAAFLEQYGKDLNSAHLHWWKFTAMFSGLKEDCLISKIMGYRAADTAGMDKEQKKFYKKMKEIYKLPGNISEEDRALEAEVTQALLNGGDLSHLLN; encoded by the coding sequence ATGAATATCTTGACAGATGGTCTTCCGGAACATGTCTTGGTGGGAGGAAAGAAGTATAAGATCAATTCTGACTTCCGTGTATCTGTTCTCTTTGAGGAAATGATTCAGGATAAGAACATTACGGAGGAACAGCAGCTCTTTATAGAGGAACTGATGAATATTCCGGAATTTGAGGGGGATCATGAAAAAGCCAGTCTGCTTGCCAAGTACAACAGCGGATTGGCTTTATACTATCCCGTGATCCCTGAAGACCTTGAAGGGGCAATTTCCCAGATGCTTTGGTTTTACCAGTGCGGAAAGACAGAGGAACAGAAGCAGTCTGGGAAGGGGAAAAAACAGTCACAGATCTACAGTTTTACTTATGATGCAGATTACATCTATGCTGCTTTTTTAGAACAGTACGGCAAAGATCTGAACTCTGCACACCTGCATTGGTGGAAATTCACAGCCATGTTTTCTGGGTTAAAAGAAGACTGCCTGATCTCAAAGATCATGGGATACAGAGCGGCAGATACAGCTGGCATGGATAAAGAACAAAAGAAGTTTTATAAAAAGATGAAGGAAATCTACAAGCTGCCAGGAAATATATCTGAGGAAGACAGGGCTCTGGAAGCGGAAGTGACACAGGCTCTTTTGAACGGAGGAGATCTTTCACATCTGCTGAATTAG
- a CDS encoding DUF6751 family protein: MITNTDLTIYNKVYDRDTGTNRYYRTVLKGINWQDTTAVQPDGKGMASADVAEVYIPFTVETEKQYRKPENFMAEADKSRIFTFRAGDLLVRGITETELGSTKDEEYLKNICGEVRTAAMVESNDSGSIEIQHWKVTAE; encoded by the coding sequence ATGATCACAAATACAGATCTGACCATCTACAACAAGGTTTATGACCGGGATACAGGGACAAACCGGTATTACCGAACAGTCTTAAAAGGCATAAACTGGCAGGATACGACGGCAGTGCAGCCGGACGGGAAGGGGATGGCAAGCGCAGATGTGGCAGAGGTCTACATTCCATTTACTGTGGAGACAGAAAAACAGTACCGGAAGCCGGAAAATTTTATGGCAGAGGCGGACAAAAGCAGGATATTTACGTTCAGAGCAGGCGATCTGCTGGTACGGGGTATCACAGAGACTGAACTGGGCAGTACAAAGGATGAGGAATATCTAAAAAATATCTGCGGTGAGGTCCGCACCGCTGCAATGGTAGAATCCAATGACAGCGGCAGTATTGAAATTCAACACTGGAAGGTGACGGCAGAATGA
- a CDS encoding chloramphenicol resistance protein codes for MTAVEAIREIVKQCPYLDEFYKGIGVDYLGGNTAYYSIESVPSETVLKRDIVGNTKRQYLFNFASRQAYGEEVRQNLDNIGFYEHFSDWLEQFSDAGIFPELEEGKEAIKIEAITSGYAFDTELSKARYQIQCRFLYYQERKV; via the coding sequence ATGACAGCAGTAGAGGCAATTCGGGAGATCGTAAAACAGTGCCCGTACCTGGATGAATTTTATAAGGGGATCGGGGTGGATTATCTTGGAGGCAACACAGCGTATTATTCTATAGAATCCGTTCCGTCCGAGACAGTTTTAAAAAGAGATATTGTTGGAAATACAAAGAGGCAGTATCTCTTTAATTTTGCCAGCCGGCAGGCCTACGGGGAGGAAGTGAGACAAAATCTTGATAATATCGGATTTTATGAACACTTTTCTGACTGGCTGGAACAATTCTCTGACGCAGGGATTTTCCCTGAGTTGGAGGAGGGTAAGGAAGCAATAAAAATCGAAGCAATCACAAGCGGTTATGCGTTTGATACAGAGCTTAGCAAAGCGAGATATCAGATTCAGTGCCGCTTTCTTTATTATCAGGAAAGGAAGGTATAA
- a CDS encoding phage portal protein, producing the protein MLGKEMVKDAIGVDVSVSDRMGQAIELWSMMYENEAPWLKKDVISCGLPAAVAGEMARLVTLELQTEISGDEFLNQEYQEVIKEIRRYCEYGCAKGGLVFKPYVYEGHIEVDTVQADRFFPTGYNSRGEITSAVFAETQNRGKQVFTRLEYHEWKKSDYVIYNKAYVKNDKDVSESLGKEIPLSKVKEWAELEPEIRIENVEKPLFSYFKVPSANNIDDQSPLGVSIYSRAVSDIKEADRQWSRIIWEYEGAELALDVDNTMFKRDSRTGKWELPKGRERLFRMMDMDDNNEKYKIYSPAIRDVSMFNGFNNILRRIEFNCGLAYGTLSNPENVDKTAEEIKASKQRSYSTVSDIQKTLQKALEHLVYAMEVLAQLSGLSGRKDYEVSFNWDDSIVIDKEKELLSMQQDAAEGFIRKELYVAKKYGVSEEEALKMMPKQPDSQEENTLTESKSLNYEKNLGGSADSLKVQGAEDL; encoded by the coding sequence ATGTTAGGAAAAGAAATGGTGAAGGATGCCATCGGCGTTGATGTTTCGGTGTCAGACCGTATGGGGCAGGCTATTGAGCTTTGGTCAATGATGTATGAAAATGAAGCCCCATGGCTGAAAAAAGATGTAATAAGCTGCGGCCTTCCGGCTGCAGTGGCAGGAGAGATGGCAAGGCTTGTCACACTGGAACTGCAGACGGAGATTTCCGGGGATGAATTTCTGAATCAGGAGTATCAGGAAGTAATCAAAGAGATTCGCAGATACTGCGAGTATGGATGTGCAAAAGGGGGACTTGTCTTTAAACCGTATGTGTATGAGGGTCACATTGAAGTCGACACTGTGCAGGCAGACAGGTTCTTTCCTACAGGATATAACAGCAGAGGAGAAATAACGTCGGCTGTATTTGCAGAGACACAGAACAGGGGGAAACAGGTTTTTACAAGACTTGAATACCATGAGTGGAAGAAAAGTGATTATGTTATTTACAACAAAGCCTATGTGAAAAATGATAAAGATGTCTCAGAGAGTCTTGGAAAGGAGATCCCGCTTTCCAAGGTGAAGGAATGGGCGGAACTGGAGCCGGAGATCAGAATAGAGAATGTTGAAAAGCCGTTGTTCTCTTATTTCAAAGTTCCCAGCGCCAATAATATTGACGACCAGTCGCCCTTGGGTGTGTCCATTTATTCCAGAGCTGTCAGTGACATCAAGGAGGCAGACCGGCAGTGGTCGAGGATCATCTGGGAATACGAAGGTGCAGAACTCGCTTTGGATGTGGATAATACAATGTTTAAGAGGGACAGCAGGACAGGAAAGTGGGAACTACCGAAAGGAAGGGAAAGGCTGTTCCGCATGATGGATATGGACGATAACAATGAGAAATATAAGATATACTCTCCTGCGATCCGGGATGTGAGTATGTTTAACGGATTTAATAACATTCTGCGGCGCATTGAGTTCAACTGCGGTTTAGCATACGGAACGCTGAGTAATCCAGAGAATGTGGATAAAACGGCAGAGGAAATCAAAGCCAGCAAGCAGAGATCATACAGCACAGTTTCGGATATTCAGAAGACTTTGCAGAAAGCACTGGAACATCTAGTCTATGCCATGGAAGTGCTGGCACAGCTTAGCGGGCTGTCAGGCAGGAAAGACTATGAGGTATCCTTTAACTGGGATGATTCCATTGTCATTGATAAGGAGAAGGAACTCTTATCTATGCAGCAGGATGCAGCAGAGGGCTTCATCCGCAAAGAATTGTATGTGGCCAAAAAGTACGGGGTGTCGGAAGAAGAAGCTCTTAAAATGATGCCTAAACAGCCAGACAGCCAGGAAGAAAATACATTGACCGAATCGAAGTCATTAAACTACGAGAAAAATTTAGGCGGCTCTGCAGACAGCTTAAAAGTACAAGGGGCAGAAGATTTGTAA
- a CDS encoding DUF6673 family protein → MAKVFKWNDAEFKFSITNADMMERFHAAVEQAGKCFQEIGESGENETDPEIIRRECGYIDEMFDEIFGEGASQKMFGGEPDIEEHLKAFGKIVKMKQQQEEGFTNFAEQETAKFGTAAGLNREQRREKGQR, encoded by the coding sequence ATGGCAAAAGTATTTAAGTGGAATGACGCAGAGTTTAAGTTCAGTATTACAAACGCAGATATGATGGAGCGGTTTCATGCTGCAGTAGAACAAGCAGGCAAATGTTTTCAGGAGATTGGAGAGAGCGGGGAGAATGAGACTGACCCGGAGATTATCCGCAGGGAATGCGGCTATATTGACGAGATGTTTGATGAGATCTTCGGAGAGGGTGCGTCGCAGAAGATGTTTGGCGGTGAACCGGATATTGAAGAGCATCTGAAAGCCTTTGGAAAGATCGTAAAGATGAAACAGCAGCAGGAAGAAGGCTTTACAAATTTTGCAGAACAGGAGACAGCAAAGTTTGGAACAGCGGCAGGTCTTAATAGGGAACAAAGGCGTGAAAAAGGACAGAGATAA
- a CDS encoding Ig-like domain-containing protein — translation MALNKTTLSLEVAAKETLVATVQPADAADKSVAWSSSDETKAAVSDTGEVTGIAAGSADITVKTTDGNKTALCTVTVTEPAGE, via the coding sequence GTGGCGTTGAATAAAACAACGCTGTCCCTTGAGGTTGCGGCGAAAGAAACCCTTGTGGCAACGGTACAGCCTGCGGATGCAGCGGACAAATCAGTGGCATGGTCCAGCAGTGATGAGACAAAGGCAGCAGTATCTGACACCGGAGAAGTGACAGGTATTGCAGCAGGAAGCGCGGACATCACAGTCAAAACAACAGACGGAAATAAAACAGCTTTATGTACGGTGACAGTGACAGAACCGGCGGGAGAATAA
- a CDS encoding minor capsid protein, translated as MKTNIHIQSADKILADMKLKPDGAAQRFFVHETQKIMDPYVPMLTGSLKNTAVEGADRITYIMPYARKQYYGNKGRGLRGKLWDKRAWSDRGREVTVSVAKFIGGKPV; from the coding sequence ATGAAAACCAATATACATATTCAGTCCGCCGATAAAATCCTAGCAGATATGAAGCTAAAACCGGACGGTGCGGCACAGAGATTTTTTGTCCACGAAACACAGAAGATCATGGATCCATATGTCCCCATGCTCACAGGCAGTTTGAAAAATACAGCCGTGGAAGGAGCTGACCGGATTACATATATCATGCCGTACGCACGTAAACAGTATTATGGAAACAAAGGCAGAGGGCTGCGGGGAAAACTCTGGGATAAGCGTGCCTGGAGTGACCGGGGCCGGGAAGTTACAGTGTCCGTGGCGAAATTTATAGGAGGAAAGCCGGTATGA